From the Oncorhynchus gorbuscha isolate QuinsamMale2020 ecotype Even-year unplaced genomic scaffold, OgorEven_v1.0 Un_scaffold_1542, whole genome shotgun sequence genome, one window contains:
- the LOC124023205 gene encoding complement C1q subcomponent subunit B-like gives MATWWLRWGTAAVMVGSILASLVTSVAMEPSCNANLGYPGLPGIPGAHGAYGKDGPKGEKGDPGESDLRGKGLKGEPGESGPPGRSGLQGNPGRLGPKGPPGPPGEKGSPSGVDSSLTSFFSCKRNTIQQPPKNLPIRFDGPILSGLDPSLEGVSLKDGLFKCTISGVYFFTYHLSAKSLICVNLKKGPETKVGFCDSSSGFLVTSGSVVLDLLEGDVVSLQPTDNNAIITKDERADNTFTGFLILPNS, from the exons ATG GCCACCTGGTGGTTGAGGTGGGGTACTGCTGCTGTGATGGTGGGCAGCATCCTGGCCTCCCTTGTAACCTCTGTTGCCATGGAGCCCAGCTGTAACGCAAACCTTGGTTACCCCGGATTACCTGGGATACCAGGAGCTCACGGAGCCTACGGTAAAGACGGAccaaagggagagaagggagacccag GTGAGTCTGATCTGCGAGGGAAGGGTCTGAAGGGGGAGCCAGGTGAATCAGGTCCTCCAGGACGGTCAGGTCTTCAAGGGAACCCCGGTCGGCTTGGACCCAAAGGACCCCCTGGCCCCCCTGGGGAGAAAGGTAGTCCCTCTGGGGTCgactcctccctcacctccttcttctcctgcaag aggaacaCCATTCAGCAGCCTCCTAAGAACTTGCCCATTCGTTTCGACGGACCAATACTGTCGGGCCTTGACCCTAGCCTGGAAGGTGTATCGCTGAAGGACGGGTTGTTTAAGTGTACCATTAGTGGCGTGTACTTCTTTACCTATCATCTGTCGGCTAAGAGCCTGATCTGTGTTAACCTGAAGAAGGGGCCAGAGACCAAG gtgggGTTCTGTGATTCGTCGAGTGGATTCCTGGTGACGTCTGGGTCGGTGGTGCTGGATCTGTTGGAGGGAGACGTGGTGTCTCTACAGCCCACCGATAACAACGCTATCATCACTAAAGACGAACGAGCTGACAACACGTTCACCGGCTTCCTGATCTTGCCCAACTCATAG
- the LOC124023203 gene encoding BUD13 homolog has product MAASTNDSKGASLSKSEYLKRYLSADGDAKKSREKKAKKKCIKATGKGMKIVDDDVDWKQLAGEEKGNEEEEEEEAPVVAEVIDERPDEIKRLEAFRTSNKWRVMGADEEVPEEVEQRVRHDSPEPLSLRKQRHDSPEPLSLRKQRHDSPEPLSLRKQRHDSPDVSPHRRIGHESPDASLRRLKPSVPPSSSSSQPPHRTHSRDSSPSRKKAKSSSSARVGQRSSGSEQSPPRRRAQNGPGSDSDQSPPRKRTQMGGASDSDQSPPRRRRKGGQNCDSDQSPPRRRTHGGRGSDSDLSPPRRPDQSQSRSMLSGAAAGLVSVEVLRREQEENRRRDKINQPLEDASRNAETVFRDKSGKRRDIETEREEQRRKAGEKAEKDLKYAQWGKGVAQGQMQLQNVEDALRESQKPLARSCDDQDLDRMLREQEREGDPMLAMMRRKKDRDSKLRGVKEKPRYKGPAPPPNRFNIPPGYRWDGVDRSNGFEQKRYTRMADKKAVQEMAYKWSVEDM; this is encoded by the exons ATGGCTGCGTCCACGAATGACAGTAAAGGAGCGTCTCTCTCCAAATCCGAGTATCTGAAACGTTATTTATCTGCAGATGGAGACGCCAAGAAGTCAAGGGAGAAGAAGGCTAAAAAGAAATGCATTAAAGCTACAGGAAAAGG GATGAAGATAGTAGATGACGATGTGGATTGGAAACAGCTGGCCGGCGAGGAAAAGGggaatgaagaggaggaagaggaggaggcgcCAGTG GTTGCTGAGGTGATAGACGAGCGTCCAGATGAGATCAAACGCCTGGAAGCCTTCAGGACCAGCAACAAATGGAGAGTGATGGGAG CTGATGAAGAGGTCCCAGAGGAGGTGGAACAGAGAGTTCGACACGATTCGCCAGAGCCCCTGTCACTCAGAAAGCAGCGTCATGATTCACCAGAGCCCCTGTCACTCAGAAAGCAGCGTCATGATTCACCAGAGCCCCTGTCACTCAGAAAGCAGCGTCATGATTCGCCGGACGTCTCTCCACATAGGAGGATTGGACATGAATCCCCCGATGCGTCTCTTCGTAGACTGAAGCCTAGCGttcctccatcatcatcatcatcccaacCCCCCCACAGGACACACAGCAGAG ATTCATCTCCGTCCAGGAAAAAAGCAAAGTCTTCGTCGTCTGCTCGTGTTGGCCAGCGCTCTTCGGGGTCTGAACAATCCCCACCCAGGAGGCGGGCTCAGAACGGGCCCGGCTCAGACTCAGACCAATCACCTCCAAGGAAAAGGACACAGATGGGAGGGGCCTCTGATTCTGACCAATCACCGCCCAGGCGAAGGCGAAAGGGAGGGCAGAACTGTGATTCTGACCAATCACCCCCTAGGAGGCGAACCCATGGTGGGAGGGGCTCAGACTCTGACCTCTCCCCCCCTCGTAGGCCTGACCAATCACAG tctcgGAGCATGCTGTCAGGAGCTGCAGCAGGACTGGTATCAGTGGAGGTTCTaagaagagaacaggaggagaaccGACGCAGAGACAAGATCAACCAGCCGCTAGAAG ATGCGTCTCGAAATGCAGAGACTGTGTTCAGAGATAAGAGTGGGAAGCGGAGAGAcatcgagacagagagagaggagcagaggaggaaggccggagagaaggcagagaaagaccTGAAATATGCTCAGTGggggaaagg tgtggccCAGGGCCAGATGCAGCTGCAGAATGTTGAGGATGCGTTGAGGGAATCCCAGAAGCCTCTAGCACGTTCCTGTGATGACCAGGACCTGGACAGGATgttgagagagcaggagagagagggagaccccaTGTTGGCCATGATGAGACGCAAAAAGGACCGAGACAGCAAACTACGAGGAGTCaaag AGAAGCCTCGCTACAAAGGCCCGGCTCCGCCCCCAAACCGCTTTAACATTCCACCAGGTTACCGTTGGGATGGAGTGGACAG gtcgaATGGTTTTGAACAGAAGAGGTACACCAGGATGGCTGATAAGAAGGCTGTGCAGGAGATGGCCTACAAGTGGAGCGTGGAAGATatgtag